One window from the genome of Nicotiana tomentosiformis chromosome 5, ASM39032v3, whole genome shotgun sequence encodes:
- the LOC138892249 gene encoding uncharacterized protein, which yields MDALREMPGYAKMIKDLMSRKFNFQDLSTVTLTQTCSVVVTRPTAQKVYDPGSFTIPCTIGSYVFAKALCDLGASINLMLLAIYTKLGIGRARPTSMLLQLVDRTVKKPTGILDDVLVQVEKFVFPADFVILDCQVDEEIPIILERPFLATGRALINCEIGELKMRLNNKEIIFNVQQSMRRPSEFANCSLVEAVDVILQEEDETLNVKDSLEVCLMNLEEMGGEGLAEWVMALEGQGFCKREPQFEPLRLEERATPPAKPSIEEPPQLDLKLLLSHLRYAFLGPNSTLPVIISFGLLAVQVEQLLEVFQECKTWLDHDRHKGYQPSLLHAQDSSGRGAQTFQGTSTTAETEYEGSSK from the coding sequence atggatgctttgagggaaatgccaGGGTATGCAAAAATGATAAAGGACCTGATGTCGCGGAAATTTAACTTCCAGGACCTGTCCACTGTAACTCTGACACAGACCTGCAGTGTGGTAGTGACAAGACCTACGGCCCAAAAGGTGTATGATCCAGGTAGTTTCACTATCCCATGCACTATTGGGAGTTATgtttttgctaaagcattgtgtgacttgggagccagcataaacttgatgctcTTGGCAATCTATACAAAACTGGGCATTGGCAGAGCTAGACCAACCTCAATGTTACTGCAACTAGTTGATCGCACAGTCAAAAAACCTACGGGAATTCTTGATGATGTGCTTGTGCAAGTGGAGAAatttgtatttcctgcagactttgttattcttgattgtcaggtGGATGAAGAGATACCTATCATTCTGGAAAGGCCATTCTTAGCCACTGGGAGAGCATTAATTAATTGTGAGAttggagagttgaaaatgaggttgaacaataaagaaataatattcaacgttCAACAATCCATGAGGAGACCCAGTGAATTTGCAAACTGCTCACTAGTGGAGGCCGTGGATGTGATACTGCAAGAAGAGGATGAGACCCTTAATGTCAAGGATTCACTAGAAGTctgcttgatgaatttggaagagatggGCGGTGAAGGGTTGGCAGAGTGGGTCATGGCTCTCGAAGGTCAAGGATTCTGTAAAAGGGAACCTCAGTTCGAGCCCCTACGCTTAGAAGAGAGAGCAACACCACCTGCAAAaccatcaatagaggagccaccacagcTGGACTTGAAACTGCTTCTATCCCACCTCAGGTATGCCTTCTTGGGGCCTAATTCTACTTTGCCTGTTATTATATCATTTGGTTTGCTAGCTGTGCAGGTAGAGCAACTATTGGAGGTATTTCAAGAATGTAAGACTTGGTTGGACCATGATAGACATAAAGGGTATCAGCccagccttttgcatgcacaagattcttctggaagaggggcacaaaccttccagggaACATCAACGACGGCTGAAACCGAATATGAAGGAAGTAGTAAAtaa